DNA from Eucalyptus grandis isolate ANBG69807.140 chromosome 5, ASM1654582v1, whole genome shotgun sequence:
GAGTTGGTAAATGTCGATTTTGATTGGTAAATTCGTCCAAAATCTCCCGATCCAACGTCGTTATCAAAATAACTTTAGTCGATAAAAGATGAGACCAAAAAGCttgattgaaaatgaaagtaaattaatCGAGCAGCGCATGTTTTATCTGAAGATTAGATATGATCGTCcttttaagcattttttttctaCCATGCATTATTGCATGCCGAAGTTGTCGTCAATGAAGACAAAATTCTCGAAATTGCCCTTTTCTATCacgacattaaaaaaattataataatctAGCGACGACAATTCAATTGCTGCCGGCACTATATTgacatttaaaagaaaatgacagagcagaaaatgtaaattaataaataaaataaacaaaaaatggaaGGGCGGTCAACAGAAAAGGTCAATGGCGGGGCAGAGCGTATTAGACCCGGCTTAAATTGAAATCGTGACTTTCTAAATTGACTAATTGAATGCGTCGATTACGTTGTCGCTAATCCACCCAACTAACCCGTTGCCACCGACCGTGGGAACCGGGTCGTCGGGTCATCCAATCCCAACCCCCTTTTTTCACTGCACGTGATCCGTCCTATTTCATACCAAATGATTAATCAACCCCTTAATCAATAAAGGCCGTACACATCGTAGATAAATTGACCACCAGCACGCCAATTTTGTACACAGGTAGACCAATCAGACGAGTGCCAGTCGGAACGGATTTAGTTTGAATCAATAATGATTTGCTTCAATGTAAATATGATGGCTCATATCCAATTTGGCCCAATTCATATTACCAAAGCATTTAAATATTTAACCTAATTCCCAAACCGAGGTGAGAGAACAAAGTGGATGAACATAAAATTGAGTGAGACCAAGAGAGAGTTATAGGAGTTAGTTGGGTTAAAGTAAATTGTGAACCAATTTAAcaattatattattttggattttactaTTATGAACCTCTTTATGACTAATTTACTTAATATAATCAACTTATATAATAATCCAGTCCATTAAACATGGGTTAAAAAATAACTACATATAAATCCATACACAACCACAAAACGTCTAGTTAGCTAAGaacataataataacaaatagaGATCAACAAAGGACTACGAGTTTGGCAATAGTTTAGAAATATCGGACACGTGATGATTTATCGAAAAGATTTTTTTGGCTTCAATCTCGcgttttgaattttgtttttatgcCTGAATTTGCTTATGAAGTTTTTGGGTGTGGATTTAGTACTTTTGGAAATACCTTTTTCATTCTACTTAGTAATTATCAAGTTGGAGTcctaatctatttttaaatacaaattaggaaaaaaattcaaataaaggtTTGGAGAGgggccattttttttaaagaaattttaatgtGAATACTATTTCAAATGATAACATGTAAGACGGTCGTATTAGTTTCGAATAAGGGTTTAAGCTAATTAGCCATACAAGCATTTGAATTTTAACAGTAAAAAATAGGGCATTTTTGTCTAGAGCAAAATCTGAATaaagattaaagaaaactaggaaaaaaaaaaaaagtcgcttGAACCACCTCAGTGCTCATTTGGTTTGATGGGATGTGATTGAACTGCTTACCTTTTAACATGGTCGGGGTGTGCGTTGCTGCTGTTCCAGCATTATCCAAGCGTCGTCATCGAACCCTTCTGGGGTTGGCCGACGCTTTGGCGGCGTGATGCAATTCGGCCGTCGTTTTGGTTTGGTGGCGCTCGATGCGGAGCCTTTACGTGCCATCGTCCTCCCGACCATCGCCCCTCGCCAAATTGATGGTGCAGCTCCACTCCTTGGCAGCACCCACCAGATAGGCGTCGCCTCTCGGCATCACGAACGCGGCCACATGACAGCAATCAAGACAAGAACAAAACATCTAAGGATCGCGAAGAAGGGTGTAAGCAAAGCATCCAAGGTATATCGGAGACGCGATGCAAAGTGTAAGAGGTGGGAGTGAGGCTAAGAGTGAAAAGATAGATTCGACTGTAACGGTGATCAATAGATGCGATTGAGAAGCAAATGATTGATACAGGAGCGAAAAATGTCATGACGGAGAATGATTGGAGTTAGTTGAAGCTATGAGATCTTCAATGTTGTGGTCGGGATCCTATGTTCATAGAAATTGGTATTTTTGGCTATATTCTCTTTAACTTTTCCATTCTTTTAATCGTTATTCATATTTTGTTTTGGACAAGATATTTTCTTCCGACCGCTGAAAAACTCGAGCATTTGCGGACCGGCAAGTTGGAGCCCTTATTTTAGATTAATCTAGCAATTTCGaatctttatttaaattaaaatttgcttttggccttctttttatgagaaaatgagCGCACGCTTTCGAGCCCTTTTCGCTAAGAATTACACGTCATGCTTTGGCGGGGCGAGTCGACTCCACGCGCGATCCCACCCGCCGTccaccatttcttcttctctcgtcGTCAACTGTCTCTCTCCGCCGTATAAAATTCAACactcccactctctctctctctctctctaagtgcAAGACTGCAAATGCAACTCCATAGCCAAAGCTCGAGTCTCCATCACTCCCGCACGCACCACCACCGACACACCGCTTCCCCCTCGCTCAGCTGaaccgccgccggccgccgccatGGGCAAAGCCTCCAAGTGGTTCCGCAACCTCCTCGGCCTCAAGAAGGCCGACTCGCCTTCCCCCCCGCCGGCGCCGCCGCCTGCCAACCGGGAGAAGCGGCGGTGGAGCTTCGTCAGGTCGCACCGGGAcagggacggcggcggcggcggccgccaCCGGCGCTGCAGCAGCTCGTGCCccacccccgccgccgcccgctcGGGGGTCCTCGCCGCGGACCCGAGCAAGCACGCCATCGCCGTCGCGGCGGCCAGCGCCGCGGCCGCGGAGGCGGCGGTCGTGGCCGCCCACGCCGCGGCGGAGGTGGTGCGGCTGACGAGCAGTGGTCGGTGCGCCGGCGCCGGCAGCGCCGCGGGGTACGGCGACGGGGGCCGCGCGTCGGCCAGGGAAGTGGAAGCGGCGCTCAAGATTCAGTCGGCATTCCGAGGCTATCTGGTGAGTTCTCCGATCGTATCTGATGCCGTTTATTCTCATCCTGCACGACGTTTCGGTATCGATTTTGGTGAGATGGTTACGGGGATTAGCCTGCTTCGAGATGGAGCGAGCGAGCGGCCATCTGGGCGACGCCACGTGTCCGCATTTGTCTTCGTCTTCCTCGATCCGTCGTCTTGAAAACTACCTGCAATTAGATTCCTCCATGAGCTGTCGCTACCATTGCTCTGCATTTCTCTGCAATCGCGAGCTTAGAGATTGATTCTAATGGCCGCTTCAATCCCGTGAATCGTTTCTCAGCAGGAACTTGTCTTTCCATCTGTCAAATCGAAGATTCCTCCCgcctttttttgtgtgtgtgtgtgtgtgtgtgtgcatgtgtTCCTTCGCTGCTGTTCTTGTTCTGCAGATTCTAAGCTAAATCAGGCCCTTCGTGTTCCCTCGTTTCTTTCGTGCGGCGAACTTATGAATCAACCATTCGCAGAATCCATCACGAGATGAGAAAAATCGAATTCCAGCGAAAGTTCATGGAGGCAAATGCATTGAACGAATCTCCCCACGAAGGAGGCGCGTTCCTTCGTCCATCTACAGTTTGGGCGATTCGTGATGTTCCTTTTTCCATCTCCCTTTCCTTGCGAGAACTATCCGTTATCAGGACGCTGTCGTtttgtccctctctctctctcgcccacTGGTTTCGTCCGAGTTGTTCTCCCCCGTCGTTTCACTCGGAAAGAGCTCGCTAGGCAACAGAAATGCCGAAACTCTTTACTGCTGTTTCCATTTCTTCAATTCCGAGATTCGACGGAAATGGAATATGACGTGTATGTGCAATTAAgataaaggagaagaagaaggagaagccgTGTGGGCCTGGACAAAATTTCTGTCACGTCCTACACGTTCTGGGAACGAGCTCCTATCAACGTCCATTTGCCATCGCCGAGGCGAGATGGCGTTTTCACTATTTTAATCCTAGAATAGGATTAGGTGCTCTGCGTTTCTCCGCTGGTCATACCACATTCTCCCTCCCCACTCTACTCTAATCTACTCTGCTCTTGTCCGCTTGCGGTGGCGTCCTCTGCCCCTTTTTCCCCTTCTGGGGTTCATCTGTATCGTTTTCCCATTATGATAATTTGTCCACTTCTGCTGGGTGGGTTGGGTGGGTTGCGGGGGAGGCTCGTTGCTTAACCTTTCCACATTCATTTGGTGAGAGGTCTGGTTTTACACGCCGGTCCGTGCGGTTGCCAACTGTACGTGGGAGATGGGTAATTGGTCTTTGCGATTTCTGTGCTGAATTGCTTGTTGAGTAATTGAATCTGGACGGTGAATGGCTCTCGCAATTTCTTTTCGTGTCATTGACAACATGAGTTAAAGTGCGGACTACGATTTTCAAATCGAGGTAGATGGCTGGTCGGATAGACTTGGGAAGTTAGGTCAACACTTGGTCTGGCATGCTTTGATATTTTCTCCGGGATTATATGGGAGTGGGTGGCGGTCCTCGACCCCACAGATTCTtggaggtggcggtggtgggTCTTGGTGGCTAGTTTCCTTAAGTGTGTTTAGGCTACTTTTTGGTGATGAAAGTGGGATTAGCtggtttttacttttgagaCCTTTTTTGTTGTTGGTGTTGTGGAATTCATGGTCACGGACTCGTGAAACCGAGCAGTCTCTTTTTCCCGTTTGTAGGGCGGCTAGCGAAACGTCTTTGTCTTCTCGATGCAATGTCAGGCTTTCCTCCTTCTCCCccctctccctttttcttttcgagcAGGTGCGGGTGTGGAGTGGGTGAAAACTCGTCTCTTTATGGCGCCTGTTTCCCTTTCATTTTCGCACGTCAGTGTGTGCTCTGGCTTCCCCCTTGGCGCCATTTTCGAAAGCCCATCTAATCTAGGAAAATAGTAAATGCAGTTCTCGTGCATGGTGGAAAAGTAGCCATCGTGTTACGtattttatatgtttatatCGGACTGTTGACTGGTTTGTGTTTCCTCGGTATCACGTCATGTATTGCTCTTTCAAATGTTGAATCCATATGACATGATTGcacgagaaaaaaaattagtgcaTTGAAAATTATGAGATCCCTTTCGTTTGGTTATGTCATGAGTCAACAAATCCATTTAATTGTTTAACAATAACCGgaaaatcactataaatttACCTCTCGTGAGTGAATAATCACCTGGCGTATGCTTTATCCCTGGCCCATGTACTTAGACACCATTCTGTATGACCCACTTTTGGCCGGGGGTCGTGTCTATTTTGTCCCCATTTGCCGTAAGACACCGATTTGTGCACGGATTATTGTACTtaggaagtttttttttttttttttggtcccgTCAAAAACTGATTTTTGTCTCAGGGGCGGTGCTGCTTCGGCCCCTCATTGGAAACCCCCATTGCTTCTCTCGTCCAAATCCTTCGTACATGTCGTCCGACGAGGCGCTCAGCTCATTTTAGTGGTCATTATTTAGACCCAAATATGTAGTACCATGTCACTAAATCTATCCGTACGGACCAAATCTTATCTACTTACTGCACGCGTAATTGCAGTTCCAAATCGTCTTTTGACAGTGCTTTCCCCTGTTGTGGTCATGTGTACTTTGAAGCTAGCTGGACGAATTATTGCCTTTGTTATCTACATTTGTTTGGCTTTGCCTGTAGCTGTGAAAACTCACAATTCTCTTTCCTAATCGAGATGTGGCTCTCTGTAATTTACTAAAGATCGTACCTTGAATCTTGCTTCTGCTGCTTCTTGGGTCCGGCAGGCAAGGCGAGCGCTGCGTGCCCTGAAGGGATTGGTCAAGATTCAAGCGCTGGTGAGAGGGCATATCGAGAGGAAGCGAACTGTGCGCAAAATGCAAGCCCTGTTGCGTGCCCAGGCTCGGGCACGTGCGGAGAGGGCCCAGGTCTCTGAATCTTCGCAATCAAGCAGCAAGTCCTCTCACTTTCACCACCCGGTAATACCTCCACTTCTCCCTTCTTTTCATCCGTTTTCTTTTTTGCGTCCTCCTGTGGACCAGCGATTTTTTATATGCTCGCATCGCTTGTGTTGATGATCTTACGCACGTAGCTTTTGACAAATTCCTTACGTACGAGAACAAGTGGACCTTCGAGAGCTGCATTTTAAACTATTCATGACAACATTGTTACAGGGCCCCGCTACTCCCGAAAAATCAGAATATGTGGTTCGAAGCAAGAGTTCCAGACAGGATCAGTCGCCGGTTCTCAGGGTACGCTTCGACCCTCGACTTGGTGTTACGTTGCATTACGTTTATCATGTTCCTTAGGTAAATGAATTACTTGAAATCCCAGGATAGCTTGAGGACTGGTTTGTCCAGAAGGAACCTTTAATTGCGGAACCCCCATTATTAATCTGAAATACTCTTTTAGTGCTTGCTTATCTTTGACGcctttatcaattcaatcccaaTGAATGCAGAGGAATGGTTCCAGATCAAGTGGCAGGATCGTTGGATTTCCAGAAAGAGCACCCTTGGGCCGCAATTGGTCAGAGCGTCGTGTCGATGACAGACTGGGGGATCAACGTGGACCTTTGGCGAACAGTGGGCATGTGGATGATGAGAGAAGTGATAAGATCCTAGAAATCGATCCAGGGAAGCCCTCCTTTACGCCCAAGCGCCGAAGTCTTGTACAGTCGTCGCGGTACTCGTTGCCTTCAGACCAAGCGAGTCATAGCTACACCACTTCGAAAGACTCGACGGCGCACCAAACAGTTCCTAGCCCCTCTTCATGTGAGGTGCAATCTCTATGTCCGCTGGATTTCtctcatgatgtggaggaaggtGCGTTCTGCACTGCCGACAACAGCCCCCAATTCTATTCTGCGTCTTCCCGGGGCGCTAGTTCTAGGAGAAGCCCATTCACCCCCACCAAGAGCGATGGCTCGAGAAGCTACTTAAGCGGCTACTCGGACCACCCCAACTACATGGCTTATACCGAATCTTCAAAGGCCAAGGCCAGGTCGATGAGCGCCCCTAAACAGCGGCCTCACTTTGAGAAATCTAGTTCCACGAAGAGGTACTCTATACACGGGTTCGGCGAATCGAGGTCCATCTCACAGAAGGTCCTGTCCTTGCATGCCAATTTCTCAAGCAAAGCATATCCGGGGTCGGGTCGCTTGGACAAGCTCGGAATGCCTGTTAGAGGTGATGGGTACGGGTATACATACTAGAGGAAGGTACAGGAGCATACTATTGTCGGTCTCTTCTGATTAAAATCGATTGCCTAACTGATGCTTCGGCCAACCGTCTTCTCTTCGTAAATGGAATGTATCAAACTATATTAGAATTGAAGTAGTCACCATTAGGGCAGGCCTTCATATATCTAACAGAAGCCGTGTTATAGAGCTTCTAGTTTTAGTTTGCACCTTATTTCAACTTCCGTGACTCTGCTACTTTTGTTCTCCCTAGTATTAGGAGTCAACTAGGATTGTCAAGGAAGGTATCGATTTTATAGGATTTACGGAACTTTATTTCGCTTGACAAGAGTGCATTCCTTAAACTATATTGGTATACTCCTACAGATTCACGTACAAACCAACCGCCCGCCGTGGAAATGCTATTTTCACCCATCCCTTCTTGCAAAATCCAAGTGAAAAGCAATTCATTCAATctgttttagagagagagagagagacacggAGCGAGATTGGTATACTGTATTTCTATAAGTTGACGGACAAAATAACGTGGTGGTGTCTGAAGCTACAGATTTTTACACAAGCTGCAAGGGACGTCACGcaataaacaaatgaaagaacGAGTTATGacggaaaaaaaataaaaaaaacaaatgtacCCTGAACACAGAACATATGAGATACAGAACACtcgggaattttttttttcagttagTACACTTCCATCTCGAAGTCGGTACGCAGCTGAGGTAGTGGCACCAGCTGCAGTGATCATTTGCGTTCTCTCCTCTGAAAAGCATGATCAACCCCACCACAAATCTGCAGCATTTAGGAAAAGCTCGAGTAAATCTTTCCGGCTCACTGTGAGTCCATAGGTACTCATAAATCCATTAGCAAGCAAAGCATTTGAGATACCGTTCTAGGCAACGTCAAGGGTtaaagagaaacaaaaggagagaaATCAAACTAGCAAAATACGGCAAAATGTCCAATTCGTGCAATTGACAACAGAAAGATCTTGGACCATCGATGCATGCATTGGCATTACCATTGACCAAGTTAAAGAGCTTACCCAGCTATCAACAAGACTAAGGCAATCAACAAGAGGACATATTGGTAGCCCATGTGCTTTGATTTGGCACGACGCTCTACCCAGCCAAACTGGGGCCGGATGAGCAAAATAAAACCGAGGAGGAATCCCGTCAAGAATCCTCCGATATGGGCAAAGTTGTCCACATGAGGGAGAATCCCAACTGCTAGATTAATGGCTACGATGAACAACAATGTGAAAAGAGCTGCAGCCTGCACGACATAAAGAAGTTTTTGAGCACAATATAAGCACCATGGTCAAATAATCTACTTCATCCAATTCAGTGGAACTTAAAAAGTTAGCAGTCATAGGCTAATGAGTGCTGCCCGAGAAATCTTCAATTTCAACCTCAGAAAACTTATTTGGCGCTCGGATTTTGCCATTCTCTAGTCATGTTATTGGAATGGCTAAGGAACAATTTTGACATGGAGGGCATCAGACCTTATTGGTATAGATGGTCCAGTTAGTGAGAAGCTCTGACAACATCGCTCCCAAAAGCCCAAAGACAGCACCGGAGGCACCAACGGAGATATTGTTCTGAATAAAAAGGGAGGACAGAACGCTACCACCAAATCCTGATATTAGATAGATTGCTCCAACTTTTACTGCAAGAGTAACCACAGAAGAGCAATGTCAATTGGAGTCCACAGGGATGAGACTCATCTAGTAGAAGACTTCCCAAATCAACAGGCAATGGAATGAAGTTATACAGAACATTGCTATAAAGCAGCTTTAAGACATTATTATGTGATACGGACAGTAGACATACCGAAGCCAAATTGCTGTTCAAGGCGAATTCCAATGAAGACCAAGCTCAACATGTTTGCAAGCAGATGAATGACACCAGCATGCAACCACATACATGTGATGAGTCTCCAACCTTGGTTTCCATTTACAACATTGTCCCACTTTAAACCTCCCATCTTCAGCAATCTATATAAAAACAAAGCATGAAGTTCAACAACCATGATTCCAAATCGCCACAAAGATTCTCCAGTAAATTACAAAGATGTCTATATCTGTTAGCTTAGTTTATGATGGACAGTTATGATGCTAAGTTTCTGATCAGGATGTCACTCAATTACTTCTAGCTATTTAAACTAAAGTCGAAAAATACTGTGGGACTTGTCGTCCTCCATCAGCTCAGTAAAGCCTAATTGaatgtacaaaaaaatttcaacaagCAATAGCGGTACTCCATCTGAGATTTTGTGAATGGAACTTCTCATATTTAATCATGCATTAAGTCAGAGTTTTTTGACAGATGACAGGGTCAAACATAAAATTGGATGTTAACctggaaatttttttggcacAATGATAgacgtaaaaaagaaaaaaaaaccagtaCATCTTATGTCCGGACAAAACTCCATATGAACATTTTGTAAATGgaagaaaccaaaagaaaagacctTAGGAAAATTTAAGGGGCCAACTTTGTGAAATATCAGAGCATAAAAAGAACAGAGAACATAAACATTATATATGCAAATAGGCATTTATGATCAAACAAGGAACAAGTCATATCAAATAAAACAAGACTGTCCCGCCAATTGATTTGCTTTATTCCTGTCAATTTTAGGCAAGAGAAAACTAAAAATTAGCTGTTAGAAAATGACGCCTAGCAACATTACAAAACCTCCCAGCTCAAACACAAGATATGGGACAAACATAAAGACAACACCTTGCATAAGGCATGCTTCGAAATTTTGCCTCGACAAATCGCAATATGAGAAACTTTGCAGAACTCAAAGCTAAACTTATAGAATACGCAAACAAAAAAGCTGGAGGAATCAAAAAGCCAGTGCAGATCAAGATGCAGCTGTATCCATCTGTTTTTCGTCGGCCAATATCTGCAttcatctatttatttatttacatataCAGACGATAGTGATATCTAATAGTATAATTTACCGTGTTCACCGAGATCAAACCCCAAATTCTCCATGATTAAGATGTCATCTCCTTCAAAGAGGGGAAGCAAGCAAGTTTTCATATGAGCAAGCTTCAAGACactcaaaccaaaaaaattccTGATCTGGAACTCAAATTCAACAAGCACAAGAGGACTTAGCCAAACTTATGATCCCTCAATGGCTAATCAAACCGGAACCAACaaatcaaaaaagaagagaaaaaagaagccaTAATTATCAATAGATAACCTTGTTCTCAGTTCCATTGGACCAGCTTGtcgaatttcacaaatcaagTGCAATACACACCGGAGCACACATCACTGCATCGGAGGACAGGCTGTTCATCAAGCAACAAGTGCAATGCGAGGATTTTCCTAAATTTCGAGCTAAATACGAGCTGCCGAACCGCAAGAAGTTGCACAACAGGTGACAGGCATCATCAAATCACACGAAGAAAACGCAGTGGAATCACTCACGTGCTGGAAGAAGGGCCGAAGAGCGGGTTCTCCTTGAGCGGCTGGAACGAGAACCTGCCGAGGAACCCGGCGACGCAGCCGCCTTCGAATCCGAGGTTGTTCCTCGGGCAGTTGTTCACGTACATCGCCGCGATGAACACCGCCACGTTGGCGACGACGATCACCGGGACCAGCCACGACGTCCACTGGCTCTCGGAGTCGCCGCGGCCGCCGCCCGCGTAGTACGCCGCCGCCTGGTTGTATCCCCCGCCGCGGGGGCCCTTCGCGGCGCCGCGCTCGAGATCCCGGCCCGACATGCCTCGAATCCGAACCCCGGAAACAAACCAAAAaccccgacccgacccgaacccgGACCCCGGTTCGAACGACGGCGAGGGGGGATCGATCGGCGAGCGCGAACCGCAGGAAGAGGATCGAGGAACGAGGGAGCGATCGGACGGCGGAGGTTGCGAGAATGcgaagggaggaggaggatctGCGGCTGGCTTTTCTGTCTCCTtcggtttctttcttcttcaccgtTTTTTTAGCCGTTAAAACTCTCCGCTTTCCAATTGCTTGCTGGCGACGAGGAGTAGGAGAGGCGGCGGAGACGGACCGAGGGTTTGCTAGAATCACCGTCGGTGACGCGGGGCTTTTTTTATAGGCAGCCGCGGTACGGTAACGGACGCGGTTGCTGTCGGGATGAATTTACCGTGACGCCCCTCGCTCGGCGACGATAATATCGTACTATAAGTCGGGAACACGCGGGATTCTCGTCCTTatcgctttcttttttttgcgcGTTCCCGGCGGGACAGCGTCGGCCGGGGATAGTCCAGCTGGCACGATCATTTTCTTGTTAATTAAAGATTAGACGTGGGATTTGCTTCCATTTGGAGGGAGGGGATTCGATGCGGGGGGGATTCTCACGCGGTGTTTCGCATGAATCGTCAGATTCCCATCGAATTTTTAGCTCACCTAAGTTTCACACCTTGGTGAGAATAAGGGACAAAAAGAAAGTCGGACATGACCTCCATGATGCCTCTacctcaatttctttttatatgtaTTATTAAGACCGCCGAGCTTGTAAGACAAAAATTCTctctatttatcataaaaaagaaaatcaatcctGAATTTTGATCATCAGGGCACCAttatcaatctttttttttcttgtgtcatttttttttttttttttggtattggaGGAGCAGAACTGCGGCCGACAACCGCGCCGTAAACCCCAAGTGACACTtaagcgggaggacccaccaccccgagtcacacttaatacacctagcgcctcccctgggtttt
Protein-coding regions in this window:
- the LOC104443775 gene encoding protein IQ-DOMAIN 14, with amino-acid sequence MGKASKWFRNLLGLKKADSPSPPPAPPPANREKRRWSFVRSHRDRDGGGGGRHRRCSSSCPTPAAARSGVLAADPSKHAIAVAAASAAAAEAAVVAAHAAAEVVRLTSSGRCAGAGSAAGYGDGGRASAREVEAALKIQSAFRGYLARRALRALKGLVKIQALVRGHIERKRTVRKMQALLRAQARARAERAQVSESSQSSSKSSHFHHPGPATPEKSEYVVRSKSSRQDQSPVLRRNGSRSSGRIVGFPERAPLGRNWSERRVDDRLGDQRGPLANSGHVDDERSDKILEIDPGKPSFTPKRRSLVQSSRYSLPSDQASHSYTTSKDSTAHQTVPSPSSCEVQSLCPLDFSHDVEEGAFCTADNSPQFYSASSRGASSRRSPFTPTKSDGSRSYLSGYSDHPNYMAYTESSKAKARSMSAPKQRPHFEKSSSTKRYSIHGFGESRSISQKVLSLHANFSSKAYPGSGRLDKLGMPVRGDGYGYTY
- the LOC104443776 gene encoding RHOMBOID-like protein 2, translating into MSGRDLERGAAKGPRGGGYNQAAAYYAGGGRGDSESQWTSWLVPVIVVANVAVFIAAMYVNNCPRNNLGFEGGCVAGFLGRFSFQPLKENPLFGPSSSTLLKMGGLKWDNVVNGNQGWRLITCMWLHAGVIHLLANMLSLVFIGIRLEQQFGFVKVGAIYLISGFGGSVLSSLFIQNNISVGASGAVFGLLGAMLSELLTNWTIYTNKAAALFTLLFIVAINLAVGILPHVDNFAHIGGFLTGFLLGFILLIRPQFGWVERRAKSKHMGYQYVLLLIALVLLIAGFVVGLIMLFRGENANDHCSWCHYLSCVPTSRWKCTN